The Deltaproteobacteria bacterium genome contains the following window.
GACGCCTCGAGGGAAGCCCATCGGGCGGACTCGGGGGGAAGGATGTCCTTCATCCCCCGGACGGTCGGCAATGTCATGGGACGTTCTGCGGGGTGGCGAGATAGACGACGTTCCGGGTGGACTCCTTCCCGCGGTACATCGCCTGGTCCGCGAGGTTCAGGAGGTGCTGCTTCGTCGTCGCGTGCTCCGGGAAGGCGGCGATCCCGATGGAGATCGTCAGGCGGATGTCGAGCCCCATGGCCATCACGAACTGCTCCGCCTCGACCATCTTCCGCATCCGCTCCGCCACGTGCCGGGCCTCCTCGGAGTTGGTCTCCACGAGGAGGACGACGAACTCGTCGCCGCCGTACCGGACCACGGTGTCGGACTCCCGGACGCACGCCTTGAGGACCGCCCCGACCTCGACCAGGACGCGGCTCCCCACGAGGTGCCCGTGGGCGTCGTTCACGCGCTTGAAGAAATCCACGTCCATGAAGAGCACGGAGAAGAAGTTCCGGTACCGCTCCGACCGCTTCATTTCGCGGTCGAGGACGACGTTCAGGTACCGGTTGTTGTACAGCTTGGTGAGGTCGTCGATGTAGATCAGGCTCTGCGCCTGGGCGTTCCGCTCGGCGTTGATCAGGGCCAGCCGCGCCTGCCGGTAGAAGAAGTTCAGCAGGGGGCTGTTCAGCACGTCCATCTCGGGAGCGCCGCGGAGCCCCGCGAGCGCGAAGATCCGGGAGCCGGGGGACAGGTCGAAGCAGACCGACAGGAGGTACCGGTTGCCGTCGAGCGGCGGGCCGGCATCGCGATCCCGGTATCCGAGCGCCTCGGCGGACAGGACGACGGGGGTGGGGCCGGAGTTCCGGATCAGCGATTCCCCGAAGTTCCGAAGGAACGCCGCGGGTGCGGCGTCGTCGGGAAATCCGAGGGAGGCGAGGATCGAGTACGGGACTCCCCCTTCCCCGCCCTCCTTGAAGAGGACGCCGAACGAGGCGCCGAGCGCCTCGCGGAACTT
Protein-coding sequences here:
- a CDS encoding GGDEF domain-containing protein — encoded protein: MQAPSLKGVHFSFFSQWKTGADALRKENFSVIVAQKFSKEQGTEAFVAEMLALAPRTPLLLILAKEDGPSVLEALKGGASEILFEENLAGSLVPYLEKYLFSGYGLLRRMSLDELFDFCIPVITTTDMGLLAGTILEKFREALGASFGVLFKEGGEGGVPYSILASLGFPDDAAPAAFLRNFGESLIRNSGPTPVVLSAEALGYRDRDAGPPLDGNRYLLSVCFDLSPGSRIFALAGLRGAPEMDVLNSPLLNFFYRQARLALINAERNAQAQSLIYIDDLTKLYNNRYLNVVLDREMKRSERYRNFFSVLFMDVDFFKRVNDAHGHLVGSRVLVEVGAVLKACVRESDTVVRYGGDEFVVLLVETNSEEARHVAERMRKMVEAEQFVMAMGLDIRLTISIGIAAFPEHATTKQHLLNLADQAMYRGKESTRNVVYLATPQNVP